CAGGAAAATGGCCTTGAGCCCCAGCGCGAAGGCAATGTTCCAGCGGATGTTGGTCATGGTATCGCGCGAGAGCTGCACCAGATCGGCCACGTCCGCCGCCCGGTCACGCAGCAGGGCCGCGTCGGCGGTTTCCAGGGCCACGTCGGTTCCCCCGCCCATCGCGATGCCCACATCGGCCTGGGCCAGGGCGGGCGCATCGTTGATGCCGTCGCCCACCATCGCCACGCCGCCGCGCCGTTTCAGTTCGGCAATCACGCGCAGTTTGTCCTCGGGCAGCAGCCCGGCCTGCACTTCCAGCCCCAGGCCCGAGGCGATGGCCCGGCCCGTGCGGGCATTGTCGCCGGTCAGCATGACCGTGTGAATGCCCATGGCATTCAGGCGGGCGATGGCGCTGCGGGCGTCCTCTCGCGGTTCGTCGCGGATGGCCAGCACCCCCAGCACTGCGTCCTGCGTGTGCAGCACCACCGCTGTCTTGCCCTCTTCCTCAAGGTCCGTGACCTGGTGTTGCAGGTCGCCGGGCAGGGCCACGGTGCCGGCGGCATGCTGCGGCGAGCTGATGAACAGCCGCCGGCCCTCCACCATACCGGTCACGCCCCGGCCCGCCGCCGCCCCCGCATCCGTGACAGTGGGCAGGAGAAGACCCAGGTCGCTGGCCGCATTCACCACCGCCCGGGCCAGCGGGTGCGAGCTGCCGCCTTCCACAGCGGCGGCCAGGCGCAGCACCTCCTGACGTTCCAGGCCCACCCCCAGCACATCGGTCACGTGTGGCTGGCCCCCCGTCAGCGTGCCGGTCTTGTCGAAGGCCACCGTCTTGACCGTGCCGATGGTCTCCAGCGCCGCGCCGCCCTTGATCAGCAGCCCCCGGCGCGTACCGGCACTGATCGCACTGGTGATCGCGGCAGGCACCGAGAGCACCAGGGCACACGGACAGCCGATCAACAACAACGTGATGCCGCGGTACAGCCATGGATACCACTCGGCCCCGAACAGCAGCGGCGGAACCACGGCCACCAGCCCCGAGACCAGCACCACGCCCGGCGTATAAAGGCGGCTGAAGCGGTCAATGAAGCGGGCGGTGGCGGCCTTGCTGCCCTCGGCTTCCTCGACCAGATGAATGATGCGGGCGATGGTGTTGTCGCTGGCTTCGCGGTTCACCTGAATGCGGAGCAGGCCATGGGTGTTGATGCTGCCCGCAAACACGCTGTCCCCCACCGACTTGTCCACGGGGATGCTCTCGCCCGTCACCGGGCTGTCATCCAGGCCGGAACTGCCCGCGACGATGATGCCGTCTGCCGGCACCCGCCCCCCGGGACGCACCTCCACGGTCTGCCCCATCTGCAGCGCCCGGGCAGGAACCTCGCGCGTGCCGCCCGCCTCCACGAGCAGCGCGGTCTTGGGAGTCAGCGCCGCGAGTGCCTGAATCCCCGCCCGCGCCCGACCCGCCGCCACGCCTTCGAGCAACTCCCCGATGGCGAAGAAGAACACCACCACCGCGCCCTCTGCCGCCTGACCGATCAGCACCGCGCCGACGGCCGCCAACGAGACCAGCATGTTGATAGAAAACGGATCGCCCAGCCGCGCGCTGGCCACAGCCTGCTTCAACAGGGGCCAGACTCCCAGCAGCGTGGCCGCGACGTAGCCATAGACGGCGTACTGCGGCGCGGCAAATCCCAGCCCCCAGGCCAGGACCAGCAGCACGCCCGAGAGAATCACCAGTCGGCCCTGCTTGCCGGCATACCACGGCGTTCCGGCGGGCAGAACCTCGTGAACATGCCCGGCGTGGTCATGGCCCGCATGGTCGGCAGTGAGGACGGCGGGCACCTGCAGCGTGGGCACATATCCCAGCGACCGCAGCCCCTTTTCCAGTTCCGTGCGCGGAGTCTGCGCCTCGTCCAGAGACACTTCCAGGGTCTGCCGGTTGAAACTCGCCCGCACCTCCTGCGCACCGGGCAGGCGGTCCACCATGCGCTCGACCTTCTGGACGCAGTTGGCGCAGTCCATGCCGTCCACAAAGTAGGTCAGGACGGCGGCGGAGGGGCCTGCCGAAGGAACCACGGAATCAGACATGCTTCAATATATCTGAATATCTGCTCAGACGTCCCCCGGCAGTCGGCGGATCAGCCACGCCGCGTAAAGGCCGCATAGCGCTGCAGCACGTCCCAGCCCAGCCCGGTCTGCATGATCTCGCGGGCCTGCTGCACACCCTCGCGGATGCTCCCGGCACGGCCCGCCGTTCGCAGGGCAGCCCCCGAGTTGAGCGCCACGATGTCCCGCTGCGCCGGGGTGCCCCCCCCGGTGAGCAGGGCGCGGGTGATCTCGGCGTTCTCGGCGGGGGTCCCTCCCACCAGCGCCTCGCGGGGGTGCAGGGCCAGCCCCGCTTCCTCGGGATGCAAGGTGCGGTCCCGCACCTCGCCGTCCCGCAGACCGGACACGGTATTCACGCCGCAGACCGTGAACTCGTCCAGACCGTCGCCGTAGACCACGGTGGCTCCCTTGGCACCCAGCAGCCGCAGGACCTCGGCCAGCGTGCGCGTCAGCTCGGGCTTGAAGACGCCCACGACCAGATGCGTGGCCCCGGCGGGGTTGCTCAGCGGTCCCAGGATGTTGAAGACCGTGCGGGCGGCGAGGTCCGAGCGCACGGCGGCGGCGTGCCTCAGTGCCGGGTGGTAGTTGCGGGCGAACATGAAGCCCACACCCAGCGTGTTCACGGCGTCCTCGATCACCTCGGGCGGGGCGTCCAGATTGACGCCCAGGGCCTCCAGTACATCGGCGCTGCCTGCCCGGCTGCTCGCGGCGCGGTTGCCGTGCTTGGCGACCGGCACGCCCGCTCCGGCCACCACGAAGGCGGTCGTGGTGCTGATGTTGAAGGTGTGGGCGCCGTCTCCCCCGGTGCCCACCACGTCCAGCAGCACCTCGCGCGGCGCCACGTTGACGCGCACCGCGTTTTCGCGCATGGCCTGGGCAAAGCCCGCGATTTCACCGGGCGACTCGCCGCGCACCCGCAGGGCCGCCAGCGCCGCCGCCAGACGCACGCCGCTCATCTCGCCCGCCATGACCTCGCGCATGAAGGCCGCCGCGTCGTCCTGCGACAGCACCTCACCGTTCATCAGCCGGGCGTGCATGGGGGCCGTCATGCGGTTTCCTGGGCGCCGTGGTGCCCCCTCGCCAGCGCCAGGAAGTTGCCCAGCATCTCGATTCCCGAGGCCGTGGCAATGCTCTCGGGGTGAAACTGCACGCCGTACACCGGGTACTCGCGGTGACGCAGCGCCATCACCACCTCCTCGCCGGGGTCGGTCGTCCATGCAGTGGCTTCCAGTTCGGGTGGCAGCCCCCGGACCAGCAGCGAGTGGTACCTCGTAACGCGCAGACCGTCTTCCAGGCCACCGAACAGGCCGGTGCCGTCGTGCCTCAGCGGACTGGTCTTGCCGTGAACGGGCCGCAGCGCGCGCTCCACCCGCGCCCCGAATGCCTGCCCGATGCTCTGATGCCCCAGGCATACGCCCAGCGTGGGCACGTTTGGCCCGAACTCACGAATCACGTCCACGCTCAGGCCGGCGTCCAGCGGGGTGCAGGGACCGGGCGAGACCACGATGGCGTCGGGGTCCAGCGCCCGCACCTGCTCCAGCGTGAACTCATCGTTGCGCCACACCGTCAGCCGGCAACCCAGTTCGCCGAAATACTGCACGAGGTTGTAGGTAAAGGAGTCGTAGTTGTCAATCAGGAGAAGGTGCATGGGGGCCTGCGGAGTCTGGGTCATGTTCGGGTTCCTTGCCTGCTGAAATGAATGTTCTGGACCGGGGGCCGTGCGGGGGCGTGAAGTGGGGGGACAGCCTGACGCCCTTGCTGTTGGCACCACCCCCGCATCCACCGACTCAATGCCGTCACCCTACAGTCCCCGTGCCGCCAGTTCCGCCGCCCGCATCAGCGCCGCCGCCTTGCCGCGCGTCTCCTCCTCCTCGGCGTGGGGATCGCTGTCGGCCACGACTCCGGCGCCGGCCTGGATGTGGACCCGGTTCCCGGCAATCACCATGGTCCGCAGGGTCAGCGCCATATCCAGACTGCCGTCGAAGGCGATGTAGCCGAACGCGCCGCCATAGGGACCACGCCGCACGGGTTCCAGTTCATCAATGATCTCCATGGCGCGGATCTTGGGCGCTCCCGAGACCGTGCCCATCGGCAGCACACTGGCAAGCGCATGCAGTGGGGTGCGGTCCTCACGCAGCTCTCCGCTGACGCTGGAGACGATGTGCATCACGTGGCTGTAGCGCTCGATGGAAAAGGCATTCTCCACCCGCACCGTGCCGTAGCGGCTGACCCGGCCGAGGTCGTTGCGGCCCAGATCCACAAGCATCAGGTGCTCGGCCCGCTCTTTCTCGTCGGCGAGCAGTTCCTGGGCCAGAGCCTCGTCGGCCTCGGGGGTGGCCCCGCGCCGCCGGGTCCCGGCGATGGGGCGGGTGGTGACGGTATGGCCGTCGCTCTTGAGCAGACTCTCGGGGCTGGAGGCCACCAGCGTGACCTCGCCCAGGCTGAGATAGCCCAGGTAGGGGCTGGGATTGACCCGCCGCAGGGCGCGGTACAACGCGAACGGGTGAACGGTCAGCTCGGCGCTGAAGCGCTGCGAGGGCACGACCTGAAAGATGTCCCCGGCGCGGATGTATTCCAGGCACTGCTCCACCGCAGCGTGAAAGCCCTCCGGCGTGAAGTTGCTGCCGAACTGGGGAGCCGGGGCCGGATCGCGGCCGGGCACGTCGGGAAGGGGACCGCGCAGCTTGTCCACCAGCGCGGCGACCTCCGCGTCTGCCCCGGCCTGCGTGGCGGCGGTCGCCACGGCCAGCAGGCGGTGTTGCAGGTGGTCGAACACCACCACGCCACGCGGCGCGACGAACAGCGCGTCGGGGACGCTCAGCTCATCGGGGTTGGCGTCGGGCAGGCGCTCGTAGGCGCGGATCAGGTCATAGGCCACGTAACCCACCGCGCCGCCCACAAAGGCGGGCAGGCCGGCAGGCAGCGGCAGCGGCCGGGTGGTGGCCGCGTACAGCCGGGCCAGCGGGTCGGCCTCGGGACCGTCATGGTCCCCGAACATGCCGCTGCTCACGACGTGTCCGGCGCGGCACACGAAGCGTCCCCCCTGCCCCACCCCGATGAACGAGTAACGGCCCAGACGCTCGCCCGCCTCCACGCTTTCGAGCAGGAACGAGATGTCCTCGCCCTGCGCCACCTTCAGGTAGGCGGTCACGGGCGTGTCTAGGTCGGCGTTCAGTTCCTGAACGGCCAGGGCAGTGACGGATGGGGTCTGTGAGGCAGCGGTCTGGGTCATGGCACTCCTGTACAACGGGGCAAACGGCAAAGGCACACAGAAAAAGCGCCCGGAGGCGGGGAACCCACCTGGGCGCAACGGATACCGCAAGAAGAGATCAGCGCGCTAGACCCAGGCGAAACTGGGCCACCACCACGCGCGGCGAACGGTCATGAAAACAGCATAGCGCGCGGCACGGCCAAAGGGAACGGGGGTGGGCACGCTGCCCAGGCGGCTCAGTCGCCGTCTCCGCCGCACTCACTGCCGTAATCTCCGCTGCCCCAGTCGCCGTTCACGTTCACGTCCAGAGGATCGCTGCCGCGTGCCCAGGGCCGGATCAGCGCAAAGAGGCCCACGAAAAGGGCCAGGAGAATGAGGGCAGCGACCGCCAGGGTATCCATACCCGACAGCATGCCAGACGGTTCTGGCCGCCGGTGCCTCAGATCTTCGCGGCTGGAGGGGACAACCAGGGACGCTCCTGTCCCCCTCCCACAATCCTCCTCGGCCTTCCTCAGCCCTGGCCGACGGGCTCGGGTTCTTCCTCGCCGTCTTCAAGCGGGGCGAACAGACGGTCGAGGTCGCGGGAGGTGAGCTGCGTCGCCTCGCTCAGGCCGCCGTCCAGGATGCCGCGGGCCAGGCTGGCCTTGCGCGCCTGCAGGTCCAGGATGCGCTCTTCCACGCTGCCCGCCGCGATCAGCTTGTACACGAACACCGGCTTGTCCTGCCCGATGCGGTAGGCGCGGTCGGTGGCCTGGTCCTCGGCGGCGGGGTTCCACCACGGATCGTAGTGAATCACGGTGTCGGCGGCGGTGAGGTTCAGGCCCACCCCCCCGGCCTTGAGGGTGATCAGGAACACATGCGTGTCGCCGCGCTGAAAGGCGTCGATCTGCGTCTGGCGGTTCTGGGTCTGGCCGGTAATCATGGAGTAGGGAATCTTCTGCTCCGCCAGCCACGTTTCCAGGTGCCCCAGCAGCGTGGCGAAGCCGCTGAAGATCAGCACCCGGCGGCCTTCCTCGATCATCTGCGGCAGGTTGCCCTGCAGCCAGTCGAACTTGGCGTTGCCCTGCACGCTGCGCGCCGCCTCCAGCTTGACGAGGCGGGGATCGGTGACGGCCTGGCGCAGCTTGAGCAGCGCGTCGAGGATGGCGATGGTGCTGCGTGCCAGCCCGCGCGCCTGCAACTCCTCGCGCACGCGGCTTTCCATGGTGACGCGCACGGTCTCGTACAGGTCGCGCTGGTCGCCGTCCAGGGTCACCCGCACCGGGATCTCGGTCTTGGGCGGCAGCTCCCGGGCCACGTCGCGTTTCTCGCGGCGCAGGATAAACGGGCGCACGCGGGCCGCCAGCGCGGCGCGGCGCGAGGCGTCCCCACGTTTCTCGATGGGGGTGCGGTACAGCTCGCGGAAGGTTTTCTCGTCGTGCAGCAGGCCCGGCGACAGAAAGTTGAACTGCG
This DNA window, taken from Deinococcus aerophilus, encodes the following:
- a CDS encoding heavy metal translocating P-type ATPase; translated protein: MSDSVVPSAGPSAAVLTYFVDGMDCANCVQKVERMVDRLPGAQEVRASFNRQTLEVSLDEAQTPRTELEKGLRSLGYVPTLQVPAVLTADHAGHDHAGHVHEVLPAGTPWYAGKQGRLVILSGVLLVLAWGLGFAAPQYAVYGYVAATLLGVWPLLKQAVASARLGDPFSINMLVSLAAVGAVLIGQAAEGAVVVFFFAIGELLEGVAAGRARAGIQALAALTPKTALLVEAGGTREVPARALQMGQTVEVRPGGRVPADGIIVAGSSGLDDSPVTGESIPVDKSVGDSVFAGSINTHGLLRIQVNREASDNTIARIIHLVEEAEGSKAATARFIDRFSRLYTPGVVLVSGLVAVVPPLLFGAEWYPWLYRGITLLLIGCPCALVLSVPAAITSAISAGTRRGLLIKGGAALETIGTVKTVAFDKTGTLTGGQPHVTDVLGVGLERQEVLRLAAAVEGGSSHPLARAVVNAASDLGLLLPTVTDAGAAAGRGVTGMVEGRRLFISSPQHAAGTVALPGDLQHQVTDLEEEGKTAVVLHTQDAVLGVLAIRDEPREDARSAIARLNAMGIHTVMLTGDNARTGRAIASGLGLEVQAGLLPEDKLRVIAELKRRGGVAMVGDGINDAPALAQADVGIAMGGGTDVALETADAALLRDRAADVADLVQLSRDTMTNIRWNIAFALGLKAIFLVTTLLGYTNLWMAVLADTGATALVTANALRLLGWRGQDSGVAPPARTSLASRRGRPA
- the trpD gene encoding anthranilate phosphoribosyltransferase, producing MTAPMHARLMNGEVLSQDDAAAFMREVMAGEMSGVRLAAALAALRVRGESPGEIAGFAQAMRENAVRVNVAPREVLLDVVGTGGDGAHTFNISTTTAFVVAGAGVPVAKHGNRAASSRAGSADVLEALGVNLDAPPEVIEDAVNTLGVGFMFARNYHPALRHAAAVRSDLAARTVFNILGPLSNPAGATHLVVGVFKPELTRTLAEVLRLLGAKGATVVYGDGLDEFTVCGVNTVSGLRDGEVRDRTLHPEEAGLALHPREALVGGTPAENAEITRALLTGGGTPAQRDIVALNSGAALRTAGRAGSIREGVQQAREIMQTGLGWDVLQRYAAFTRRG
- the trpE gene encoding anthranilate synthase component I, translating into MTQTAASQTPSVTALAVQELNADLDTPVTAYLKVAQGEDISFLLESVEAGERLGRYSFIGVGQGGRFVCRAGHVVSSGMFGDHDGPEADPLARLYAATTRPLPLPAGLPAFVGGAVGYVAYDLIRAYERLPDANPDELSVPDALFVAPRGVVVFDHLQHRLLAVATAATQAGADAEVAALVDKLRGPLPDVPGRDPAPAPQFGSNFTPEGFHAAVEQCLEYIRAGDIFQVVPSQRFSAELTVHPFALYRALRRVNPSPYLGYLSLGEVTLVASSPESLLKSDGHTVTTRPIAGTRRRGATPEADEALAQELLADEKERAEHLMLVDLGRNDLGRVSRYGTVRVENAFSIERYSHVMHIVSSVSGELREDRTPLHALASVLPMGTVSGAPKIRAMEIIDELEPVRRGPYGGAFGYIAFDGSLDMALTLRTMVIAGNRVHIQAGAGVVADSDPHAEEEETRGKAAALMRAAELAARGL
- a CDS encoding anthranilate synthase component II gives rise to the protein MTQTPQAPMHLLLIDNYDSFTYNLVQYFGELGCRLTVWRNDEFTLEQVRALDPDAIVVSPGPCTPLDAGLSVDVIREFGPNVPTLGVCLGHQSIGQAFGARVERALRPVHGKTSPLRHDGTGLFGGLEDGLRVTRYHSLLVRGLPPELEATAWTTDPGEEVVMALRHREYPVYGVQFHPESIATASGIEMLGNFLALARGHHGAQETA